One part of the Acidobacteriota bacterium genome encodes these proteins:
- a CDS encoding GTP cyclohydrolase II, whose protein sequence is MYEAERGLFDLRQGRPIYVGPSNGVAAPEPGALIAAVDGLAGSALKALRRQGPVRLAVTGERAASMGLSTAPLDGERQVRATGAAPISLALNGENADQIVHLATSRGVFGQDEFDCRAASSIETGALRLVRVGRLLPAVVSVTADPGTSEPLRQAIDRGVALSVTTDQIDVLTSAGSVHVTRVSDGPVPLAEAEDARFVIFRESHGLLDHVAILFGAPESWPDPTPVRIHSACLTGDLFGSLRCDCGEQLRGALRYFAQQGGGVLLYMSQEGRGIGLANKLRAYRLQEEGLDTIDADGTLGFGADERQYSAAIDMLRVLGVKRVQLLTNNPGKVTALGEAGIDVAGRMPLYGTLNPHNEPYVKAKVERAGHWLHDMLAGADAAIPPKRSTPAHRASVPPVTPDGRAETPWRRE, encoded by the coding sequence ATGTACGAAGCTGAACGTGGTCTGTTCGACCTCCGGCAGGGACGTCCGATCTACGTCGGCCCGTCCAACGGTGTGGCCGCGCCGGAACCGGGCGCGCTGATCGCCGCCGTCGACGGTCTGGCGGGCTCGGCGCTGAAAGCGCTGCGGCGCCAGGGACCGGTTCGTCTCGCCGTCACCGGGGAGCGGGCGGCCTCGATGGGCCTGTCGACAGCCCCGCTGGACGGGGAGCGGCAGGTCAGGGCGACGGGGGCGGCGCCGATCAGTCTGGCCCTCAACGGCGAGAACGCGGATCAGATTGTCCACCTGGCGACTTCGCGAGGCGTGTTCGGTCAGGACGAATTCGACTGTCGTGCCGCATCGTCCATCGAGACGGGCGCCCTGCGCCTGGTGCGTGTCGGTCGCCTGCTGCCCGCCGTGGTGAGCGTGACGGCCGACCCCGGCACTTCGGAGCCGCTGCGGCAGGCGATTGATCGAGGCGTGGCCCTCTCCGTGACGACTGATCAGATCGACGTGCTCACGTCCGCCGGGAGCGTCCACGTGACGCGTGTCAGCGACGGACCGGTCCCCCTCGCGGAGGCGGAGGATGCCCGCTTCGTCATCTTCCGCGAGTCGCACGGCCTGCTCGACCATGTCGCGATTCTCTTCGGAGCACCTGAGTCGTGGCCCGATCCAACACCGGTGCGGATCCATTCCGCCTGCCTGACGGGCGATTTGTTCGGCAGTCTCAGGTGCGATTGCGGCGAGCAGCTGCGGGGAGCGCTCCGCTACTTTGCCCAGCAGGGCGGCGGCGTGCTTCTGTACATGTCGCAGGAGGGGCGCGGCATCGGCCTGGCGAACAAGCTGCGCGCGTATCGGCTACAGGAGGAAGGGCTCGATACGATCGACGCCGACGGCACGCTCGGCTTCGGCGCCGACGAGCGGCAGTACTCCGCGGCAATCGACATGCTTCGCGTGCTGGGTGTGAAACGGGTTCAACTGCTGACAAACAACCCCGGCAAGGTAACTGCGCTGGGCGAGGCGGGCATCGACGTGGCGGGCCGGATGCCGCTCTACGGCACGCTCAACCCTCACAACGAGCCCTACGTCAAGGCGAAGGTGGAACGGGCCGGCCACTGGCTGCACGACATGCTGGCGGGCGCCGACGCCGCCATTCCGCCGAAACGGTCAACACCGGCCCACAGGGCATCGGTGCCGCCGGTTACACCAGACGGTCGAGCGGAAACGCCCTGGCGTCGCGAATGA
- a CDS encoding RibD family protein codes for MVRTPQEPTPPLDRTLAWRLVRTAGPGAGAARRIYHDSAPSVWLQTLPSGGWKTSHPPTDEARLILDLFLPLQLRPDLIVVQAGQSLDGRIATEAGHSHYITGPEDIRRLHRLRSLVDAVVVGAGTVASDNPRLTVREVDGDNPARVAIDPDGRLDPACHLLADGAAPTLVVRRDGAAGSALPGVETITLPADANNRIDPRAIAQALRARGFRRLLIEGGGLTVSRFLDAGIVDRLHVTVAPLLIGSGRPAFTLAPIATLDEALRPPSRTFRLGNDVLFDLDLGSGGTP; via the coding sequence ATCGTGCGTACCCCACAAGAGCCTACACCGCCTCTCGACCGCACGCTGGCCTGGCGCCTTGTTCGAACCGCCGGCCCGGGCGCAGGCGCCGCTAGACGTATCTATCATGATTCGGCGCCCTCGGTGTGGCTGCAAACCCTTCCCAGCGGCGGATGGAAAACGTCACATCCGCCAACCGACGAAGCGCGGCTGATACTGGACCTGTTCCTGCCGCTGCAACTCCGGCCGGATCTGATCGTGGTCCAGGCCGGCCAAAGTCTGGACGGTCGGATCGCCACCGAAGCGGGGCACTCTCACTACATCACCGGGCCGGAGGACATCCGACGGCTCCACCGGCTTCGGTCGCTGGTCGACGCGGTCGTCGTGGGCGCCGGTACGGTCGCCAGCGACAACCCTCGCCTGACGGTCCGGGAAGTGGATGGAGACAATCCCGCGCGGGTCGCCATCGACCCGGACGGGCGACTCGATCCGGCCTGTCATCTCTTGGCCGACGGCGCCGCGCCCACTCTGGTCGTCCGCCGTGACGGCGCCGCCGGGAGCGCCCTCCCCGGCGTCGAGACCATCACCCTGCCCGCCGATGCCAACAACCGCATCGATCCCCGGGCAATAGCGCAGGCGCTTCGCGCACGGGGCTTCCGGCGGCTGTTGATCGAAGGAGGCGGACTGACCGTGTCCCGTTTTCTGGACGCCGGCATCGTCGACCGGCTCCATGTCACCGTCGCCCCGCTGCTGATCGGCTCCGGACGTCCGGCCTTCACCCTTGCGCCGATTGCGACGCTGGATGAGGCTCTGCGGCCCCCATCCCGTACCTTCCGGCTCGGAAACGACGTTCTGTTCGATCTGGATCTGGGCTCCGGCGGCACGCCCTGA
- a CDS encoding class I SAM-dependent methyltransferase — translation MTKERFEADWLAMREPLDHQSRAKAVMQLLAPAWAKHGWSNIIDLGSGTGSNLRYLAPRLPGPQQWTLFDHDHELLARARPPEGVPDLRLATLTGNLASAGLEVARATGAHLVTASALLDLVSKDWLAAVVDTCRATSAAVLFALNYDGILEWVVHDESDDVDDGWIRRAVNEHQRRDKGFGRALGPMAGLHAEMLFRGSGYRAWLFRSPWQLGPDDMAVVRLLFDGWVEAAIEQTGEEERVRAWAARRSRTIARGQFRLIVGHTDFLALPPD, via the coding sequence TTGACGAAGGAACGGTTCGAGGCCGACTGGCTGGCCATGCGAGAGCCGCTCGATCACCAGTCGAGGGCGAAGGCGGTCATGCAACTGCTGGCGCCGGCCTGGGCGAAGCATGGCTGGTCGAACATCATCGATCTCGGCAGCGGCACCGGATCGAATCTGCGATACCTCGCGCCCCGATTGCCCGGGCCGCAGCAATGGACACTGTTCGATCACGATCATGAGTTGCTGGCGCGCGCGAGGCCGCCCGAGGGGGTGCCCGACCTGCGCCTGGCCACGTTGACCGGGAACCTGGCGAGCGCAGGACTGGAGGTGGCCCGTGCGACGGGCGCCCACCTGGTGACGGCGTCGGCGCTGCTCGATCTCGTGTCGAAGGACTGGCTTGCCGCGGTTGTCGACACGTGCCGCGCGACAAGCGCCGCGGTGCTGTTTGCGCTCAACTACGACGGCATCCTGGAGTGGGTGGTCCACGACGAATCGGACGACGTCGACGATGGCTGGATCCGGCGCGCGGTGAACGAACACCAGCGGCGTGACAAGGGGTTCGGCCGCGCGCTCGGTCCCATGGCGGGATTGCACGCCGAGATGCTCTTCCGGGGATCCGGCTACCGCGCCTGGCTGTTCCGGAGTCCGTGGCAGCTTGGCCCCGACGACATGGCGGTCGTCCGCCTGCTGTTCGATGGCTGGGTCGAGGCGGCTATCGAACAGACGGGCGAGGAGGAGCGGGTTCGAGCCTGGGCCGCGCGCCGTTCGCGCACAATCGCCCGCGGCCAGTTCCGGCTGATTGTCGGTCACACGGACTTTCTCGCTCTTCCCCCGGATTGA
- a CDS encoding glycosyltransferase family 4 protein, with translation MLDGLELRGWRIDRVGLRGRFPDPDDSARDSLAAALCAQPDEALVVIDGLAMAGLPEPVAEHGERLRIVALVHHPVAEETGLDPAVSARLATLEMRGLAAVRGVIVTSAFTARTLTERYRVDPAHLRVVRPGTDPSAPARGPVAGYPPMLLVVASVTPRKGHDILVQSLARLRHRPWTCICAGALDRKTAFVRKVMAAVVQTGLDERIRFVGECDDAALDALYGRSSIFVLPSHYEGYGMVLAEALARGLPIVSTTGGAIPHTAPADAALLVTPGDEQALAVALETLLSDDGRRATLAAAARRHAAALPDWDAAVAVFERCLLELAPQTAVQELGARAPAKAR, from the coding sequence ATGCTGGATGGCCTCGAGCTGCGCGGCTGGCGGATCGATCGCGTGGGTCTGCGGGGGAGGTTTCCGGATCCGGACGATAGCGCCCGAGACAGCCTGGCCGCGGCGCTCTGCGCGCAGCCTGACGAGGCGCTTGTCGTCATCGACGGACTCGCGATGGCGGGACTGCCGGAGCCGGTCGCCGAGCATGGGGAACGGTTGCGCATCGTCGCGCTCGTGCACCATCCGGTCGCCGAGGAGACGGGACTCGACCCCGCGGTCAGCGCGCGGCTGGCGACGCTGGAAATGCGTGGGCTGGCCGCCGTGCGGGGCGTGATCGTGACCAGCGCGTTTACTGCACGGACGCTGACAGAGAGGTATCGCGTCGATCCGGCCCATCTGCGGGTTGTCCGTCCGGGAACGGATCCGTCGGCGCCAGCCAGGGGACCGGTTGCCGGCTATCCGCCCATGTTGCTGGTAGTCGCCTCGGTGACTCCGCGAAAAGGGCATGACATCCTCGTGCAGTCCCTCGCACGCCTGCGGCATCGCCCGTGGACCTGCATCTGCGCCGGGGCACTCGACCGGAAGACGGCGTTCGTCCGGAAAGTGATGGCGGCGGTTGTCCAGACGGGTCTGGACGAGAGGATCCGATTCGTGGGGGAGTGCGACGACGCGGCACTCGACGCTTTGTACGGCCGCAGTTCGATCTTCGTCCTGCCATCGCACTACGAAGGGTACGGCATGGTGCTGGCGGAAGCGCTGGCGCGCGGATTGCCGATCGTCAGCACGACGGGCGGCGCGATTCCCCACACAGCGCCGGCCGATGCAGCACTGCTGGTCACGCCGGGGGACGAACAGGCCCTGGCGGTTGCGCTGGAGACGTTGCTGAGTGACGACGGACGGCGTGCCACGCTCGCGGCGGCGGCGCGACGTCATGCCGCCGCGCTGCCGGACTGGGACGCGGCGGTCGCCGTTTTCGAACGATGTCTGCTGGAGCTGGCGCCGCAAACGGCGGTCCAGGAGCTTGGCGCCCGCGCGCCCGCAAAGGCGCGCTAG